A section of the Microcoleus sp. FACHB-68 genome encodes:
- a CDS encoding GAF domain-containing protein, which yields MSYLTLPSQIILHLTWPRVCSLVEILQTAVASSGRLRTLLAAGKNKELCQSLAQTWWESAHQAQQSLDPKLLLRPAGSKNPDQLLSAKNANYKPSKGPAGNPEATETPQLPTFQLIDFAEVEASLIILSSYLNIWIHLEPATTSLNSEHHEQIHPSFSPTQSPETEFLTTSITTPTWQVSLNFDPQVIVKLLSTPAVAAAAPYCSGLKATDLNNRSNVLRRVWLQLLGVVGENNADVAENPQEETIKSHQETEKLNLNNLEQQASAAHGSPLSDSLPVSATKIPGNPHPLAAGTPQAKFSPDESINNLFWEAPIGILYESLDGGILNANPAFCRLTGYTQNQLRHLDRRSISHPEDFATEVRVIQQMLNDGNKRQTLRKRYLRRDGSFITAEVAMSLIGEEAEESYLLSFVTDLSEHQRAELEIQQRREREALLSEISAKIRATFDLDAILQTAVQRLRQALGADRVLAYQLLDDSLVELSGPALAQVNPNLSSRGLCVAEDVHAIYPTLKGISFSADCIPPPYLEAYRNGRLWSVTDVRIEELAECHHKMLEQMQVRSMMAVAIQRTEGTESRGRRDFQEDGSRQDAGNLLRRPSIPPLWGLLVVHQCHAPRQWTTDEQQLLQAVANQLAIAIEQANLVHQLQAYAHELENRVNQRTRSLEQSLKFEQLTRQLTEALLQSLGEDQMLKIAVEGLANTLGVDGCYASLFDEGQEVFEVRSQHLSGSLQLAAPLIGSRSSLQDWPEGFRTRLFAGQPCIHEVPMSQTEISKVEDTPGVQSLEATRVVSLLISPILDNQGLIGVVCVFHTTHRRFQAKEINLVEQVASQCAIAIRQARLYRQEHEQRLSAEYFRLFLEQSTDVFVEYDRQLCYLSINAAGASLIGKPQSEIIGKTNRQLIGTEASTIEPLIHHVFSTGQKVVFNHEVSLPTGTRTFETVYAPITDATGTIHRVLGVGQDVTEIRQQWRLLQEQNYQLAEVNRLKEEFIATTSHELRTPLTAILGFSSVLLEESFGKLNPKQMLYVDRIHSSGEHLLELINDILDLSRIEADRLELEPQLVFIRDICESVISLVQERVMNHGLYLDVDVEPDLEYMVTDPRRLKQMLLNLLTNAIKFTPQGTVGLKIYRTYNETKEEGDSTVSTPETIHFQVWDTGIGIDEADQLRLFSPFSQIDSSLSRKYQGTGLGLVITRKLAELHGGSITLKSNSGQGSSFTISLPLYQSPETLANMLGNIDQASFDTVVHLVQHLPDASPPEEN from the coding sequence ATGAGCTATCTAACTTTGCCAAGTCAAATTATCCTGCATTTGACTTGGCCCAGAGTGTGTTCTTTAGTAGAAATTTTACAAACAGCCGTCGCATCGAGTGGTCGGTTGCGGACGTTACTGGCTGCCGGCAAAAATAAAGAACTTTGTCAGAGTTTAGCGCAAACCTGGTGGGAATCCGCCCACCAAGCCCAACAAAGCCTTGACCCAAAACTGCTGCTGCGACCTGCCGGCAGCAAAAATCCCGATCAGCTACTATCCGCCAAAAACGCCAACTACAAACCCTCAAAAGGCCCAGCCGGCAACCCAGAAGCAACGGAAACGCCTCAGTTGCCAACCTTCCAGTTAATTGATTTTGCTGAAGTAGAAGCAAGTTTAATCATATTAAGTTCTTACCTTAATATTTGGATTCACCTAGAGCCGGCCACAACAAGCCTCAACTCAGAACACCATGAGCAAATTCATCCTTCATTTTCCCCAACGCAATCCCCTGAAACAGAGTTTCTAACGACATCCATAACCACCCCCACCTGGCAAGTTTCCTTAAACTTCGACCCGCAAGTTATCGTCAAGTTGCTCAGCACCCCAGCAGTAGCAGCAGCGGCCCCTTATTGCTCAGGATTAAAAGCAACAGACCTTAACAATCGCAGCAACGTGCTGCGCCGGGTTTGGTTACAACTCTTAGGAGTCGTCGGAGAAAATAACGCTGATGTCGCAGAAAACCCGCAAGAAGAAACGATTAAGAGCCATCAAGAAACTGAAAAGTTAAACCTTAACAACTTAGAACAACAAGCTTCCGCAGCGCACGGTTCACCCTTGTCTGATTCGCTACCTGTTTCAGCCACTAAAATTCCAGGCAATCCTCACCCCTTAGCAGCCGGCACACCTCAGGCCAAATTCAGCCCAGATGAAAGCATCAACAACTTATTCTGGGAAGCCCCCATCGGCATTCTCTATGAAAGCCTAGATGGCGGTATCCTAAATGCCAATCCAGCATTTTGTCGCCTCACAGGTTACACCCAAAACCAGTTGCGCCATTTAGATCGCCGGTCAATTTCTCATCCAGAAGATTTTGCAACTGAGGTGAGAGTCATTCAACAAATGCTGAACGACGGCAATAAACGTCAAACGCTTCGCAAACGATATCTGCGGCGGGACGGTTCCTTTATTACAGCAGAAGTGGCAATGTCGCTCATCGGCGAAGAGGCAGAAGAAAGCTACTTGCTGAGTTTTGTTACAGACTTGAGCGAACACCAACGAGCTGAACTGGAGATTCAGCAGCGGCGGGAACGCGAAGCCCTGTTGAGTGAAATTTCCGCTAAAATCCGCGCCACGTTCGATCTCGATGCGATTTTGCAAACAGCAGTTCAGCGTCTTAGACAGGCACTCGGTGCAGACCGGGTTTTAGCTTACCAGCTACTTGACGATTCGTTAGTCGAGCTTAGCGGCCCAGCGCTGGCTCAGGTTAACCCAAATCTGTCAAGCAGAGGACTTTGTGTTGCTGAAGACGTTCATGCTATTTATCCGACCCTCAAGGGAATATCGTTCTCTGCAGATTGTATTCCCCCGCCTTATCTGGAAGCCTATCGCAACGGGCGGCTGTGGAGTGTGACTGATGTTCGGATAGAAGAGCTGGCCGAATGCCACCATAAAATGCTAGAGCAAATGCAAGTTCGCAGCATGATGGCTGTGGCCATTCAACGCACCGAAGGCACGGAGTCTCGCGGCAGGAGAGACTTTCAGGAGGATGGCTCCAGGCAAGATGCCGGCAACCTCTTGCGCCGGCCCTCGATTCCTCCTTTGTGGGGTTTGTTGGTGGTTCACCAATGTCATGCCCCGCGACAGTGGACGACTGACGAACAGCAGCTTTTGCAAGCAGTTGCCAATCAGTTGGCCATTGCCATTGAGCAAGCCAATTTGGTGCACCAGTTGCAAGCTTATGCTCATGAATTGGAAAACCGGGTTAACCAGCGAACACGCTCTTTAGAACAATCTCTGAAATTTGAACAGCTGACCCGTCAGCTGACTGAAGCGCTGTTGCAATCGCTGGGTGAAGACCAAATGCTAAAAATTGCGGTGGAAGGTTTGGCTAACACCCTGGGCGTTGATGGTTGTTATGCCAGTTTGTTTGATGAAGGGCAGGAAGTTTTTGAGGTGCGTTCTCAACACTTAAGCGGCTCACTGCAACTAGCCGCACCGCTGATTGGATCGCGTTCGTCTCTGCAAGATTGGCCTGAGGGGTTCCGAACCCGGCTCTTTGCCGGTCAACCCTGCATTCACGAAGTTCCGATGTCGCAAACCGAAATTTCTAAGGTTGAGGACACACCGGGCGTACAATCTCTGGAAGCTACTAGGGTGGTGTCTTTGCTAATTAGCCCAATTTTGGATAACCAAGGGTTAATTGGGGTGGTGTGCGTGTTTCATACCACCCACCGCCGGTTTCAAGCCAAGGAAATTAACTTAGTAGAGCAGGTGGCTTCTCAGTGTGCGATTGCCATCCGTCAAGCGCGTCTATACCGGCAAGAACACGAACAGCGCCTTAGTGCGGAATACTTCCGCTTATTCTTAGAACAATCAACGGATGTTTTTGTCGAATATGACCGGCAGTTGTGCTACCTTTCAATCAACGCAGCGGGAGCATCTTTAATCGGCAAACCACAGAGTGAAATTATCGGTAAAACCAACCGCCAACTGATTGGAACCGAAGCCAGTACGATTGAACCATTAATTCATCATGTGTTTAGTACCGGCCAAAAAGTTGTTTTCAATCACGAAGTTTCCCTTCCCACCGGCACTCGCACATTTGAAACGGTTTACGCACCGATTACAGACGCCACCGGCACCATTCATCGCGTCCTTGGGGTGGGTCAAGATGTCACGGAAATCAGGCAGCAGTGGCGCTTATTGCAAGAACAAAATTATCAGCTTGCAGAAGTTAACCGTCTTAAAGAAGAATTCATTGCCACGACTAGCCACGAACTTCGCACGCCCTTGACTGCGATTCTTGGCTTCTCTAGCGTGCTTCTAGAGGAATCTTTCGGCAAACTGAATCCCAAACAAATGCTGTATGTTGACCGCATTCATAGCAGTGGCGAACACTTATTAGAACTGATTAATGACATTCTGGACTTGTCACGAATTGAGGCGGATCGTCTGGAATTAGAGCCGCAACTTGTGTTTATCCGAGATATTTGTGAAAGTGTGATTAGCTTAGTTCAAGAGCGAGTGATGAACCACGGTTTATACTTGGATGTGGATGTAGAACCTGACTTGGAGTACATGGTTACAGATCCGCGCCGGTTGAAACAAATGCTGTTGAATTTGCTGACCAACGCTATCAAGTTTACGCCTCAAGGCACGGTTGGGCTAAAAATTTATCGCACTTACAACGAGACAAAAGAAGAGGGTGACTCTACCGTTTCTACACCTGAAACCATTCACTTTCAAGTTTGGGACACCGGCATTGGTATTGATGAAGCTGACCAACTCCGGCTTTTTTCTCCCTTTTCACAAATCGATTCTTCTTTGTCTCGCAAGTATCAGGGAACGGGACTTGGTTTGGTAATTACCCGCAAATTAGCTGAACTCCACGGCGGTTCTATTACCTTAAAATCTAACAGTGGTCAGGGTTCAAGTTTCACGATTTCGCTGCCCCTATACCAATCTCCTGAGACATTAGCAAATATGCTTGGCAATATTGATCAGGCAAGTTTTGATACGGTTGTGCATCTCGTTCAACATTTGCCTGATGCTTCCCCGCCTGAAGAAAATTAA
- the speA gene encoding biosynthetic arginine decarboxylase, producing the protein MHNGKPSNRASARKSWTIEQSEELYRIRGWGEPYFSINAAGHVTVSPKGDRGGSLDLCELVEALQQRNLGLPLLIRFSDILEDRIERLNACFAKAIARYKYPGVYRGVFPVKCNQHRHLLEDLVRFGQPHQFGLEAGSKPELLIALATLKTPGALLICNGYKDREYIETATLAQRLGQLPIIVIEQLEEVQLVIEASRKLGIEPILGVRAKLSSKGIGRWGGSTGDRAKFGLTIPEIIQAADQLNDAGLLNSLQLLHFHIGSQISSISVIKDAIREASQIYVELAKLGANMKYLDVGGGLAVDYDGSKTNFHASKNYNMQNYANDIVAEVKEACEERQLPVPTLISESGRAIASHQSVLVFDVLGTSEVPSVAPAPLGEREHLILRNLYETYQSIGVENYQEAYHDAIQFKEEAISIFNFGYLSLRDRAKAERLYWACCKKILSLVRQQDYVPDDLEDLENIMASIYYINLSVFQSAPDSWAINQMFPIMPIHRLDEEPTQRGTLADLTCDSDGKIDQFIDLQAVKPVLELHPLKAGEPYYLGMFLAGAYQEIMGNLHNLFGDTNAVHITLTPKGYEIEHVVKGDTMTEVLGYVQYDSEDLVESIRKQTEQALQAGRISLKESQMLLQNYERSLSGYTYLSS; encoded by the coding sequence ATGCACAATGGGAAGCCGTCAAATCGAGCCAGCGCTCGTAAATCTTGGACAATCGAGCAGAGTGAAGAACTGTATCGCATTCGCGGCTGGGGAGAACCTTATTTTTCAATTAATGCTGCCGGTCATGTAACGGTGTCACCCAAGGGCGATCGTGGCGGTTCTCTCGATCTTTGCGAATTGGTGGAAGCCTTGCAACAGCGTAACTTAGGGTTGCCCTTGCTGATCCGGTTTTCAGATATTTTGGAAGATCGTATTGAGCGGTTGAATGCTTGCTTTGCCAAAGCAATCGCCCGTTACAAATATCCGGGTGTTTATCGCGGTGTTTTCCCGGTGAAGTGCAACCAACACCGGCACTTGTTAGAAGATTTGGTGCGTTTTGGCCAACCGCATCAGTTTGGCTTAGAAGCCGGTTCCAAGCCAGAGTTGCTGATTGCTTTGGCAACCTTAAAAACCCCAGGCGCACTGCTGATTTGCAACGGTTATAAAGACCGGGAGTATATCGAAACTGCAACCTTAGCCCAACGGCTGGGACAGTTGCCGATTATTGTGATCGAGCAGCTAGAAGAAGTGCAGTTAGTGATTGAAGCCAGCCGGAAGCTGGGGATCGAGCCGATACTGGGGGTTCGAGCCAAGCTGAGCAGTAAAGGAATTGGCCGCTGGGGTGGCTCAACCGGCGATCGGGCTAAATTTGGCCTGACGATTCCCGAAATTATTCAGGCAGCCGATCAGCTCAATGATGCCGGTTTGTTGAACTCGTTGCAGCTGTTGCACTTCCACATTGGCTCTCAAATTTCCTCGATTAGCGTAATTAAAGACGCGATCCGAGAAGCCAGCCAGATTTATGTCGAATTGGCCAAGTTGGGAGCCAATATGAAATATCTGGATGTCGGCGGCGGTTTGGCGGTAGATTACGATGGCTCTAAAACCAATTTTCACGCCTCCAAAAACTACAATATGCAAAACTACGCCAATGATATTGTGGCGGAGGTGAAGGAGGCGTGTGAGGAGCGCCAGCTGCCGGTGCCGACGCTGATCAGTGAAAGTGGTCGTGCGATTGCTTCCCATCAATCGGTTTTAGTGTTTGATGTGCTCGGTACAAGTGAAGTCCCGTCTGTGGCACCGGCACCTCTGGGAGAGCGAGAACACCTGATTTTGCGAAATCTCTACGAAACTTACCAGTCGATCGGCGTGGAGAATTACCAAGAGGCTTACCACGACGCGATTCAGTTTAAGGAAGAAGCGATTAGCATCTTTAATTTTGGCTATCTCAGCCTGCGGGATCGCGCGAAAGCTGAGCGTCTCTACTGGGCTTGTTGCAAAAAGATTCTCTCTCTTGTCCGCCAACAGGACTATGTGCCTGACGATTTGGAAGATTTAGAGAATATCATGGCGTCGATTTACTATATCAACCTGTCTGTCTTCCAATCGGCCCCTGATAGTTGGGCGATTAACCAGATGTTTCCGATTATGCCGATTCACCGGCTCGATGAAGAACCGACGCAACGGGGCACCCTGGCGGATCTGACTTGCGATAGCGATGGCAAAATTGATCAGTTTATTGACCTTCAGGCGGTCAAGCCGGTGTTAGAATTGCATCCCCTGAAAGCCGGCGAACCTTATTACTTGGGTATGTTTCTTGCCGGTGCTTACCAGGAAATTATGGGCAATTTGCACAATTTGTTTGGCGACACCAACGCGGTTCACATCACGCTGACGCCCAAAGGATACGAAATTGAACACGTTGTCAAGGGGGACACGATGACGGAAGTGCTGGGCTATGTCCAGTACGATTCTGAAGATTTGGTTGAAAGTATCCGCAAACAAACTGAGCAAGCTTTGCAAGCAGGGCGGATTTCTCTGAAAGAATCTCAGATGCTGCTGCAAAATTACGAGCGCAGCTTGAGTGGGTATACCTATCTATCGAGTTAG
- a CDS encoding NDP-sugar synthase gives MKAMILAAGKGTRVRPITQTIPKPMIPILQKPVMEFLVELLRQHGFNEIMVNVSHLANEIENYFRDGQRFGVQIAYSFEGRIVEGELLGEAVGSAGGMRRIQDFSPFFDSTFVVLCGDALIDLDLTAAVKWHREKGSIATVVMKSVPKDEVPSYGVVVTDEEGRIKAFQEKPKVEEALSTSINTGIYIFEPEVLDYVPSGQEFDIGGQLFPHLVKIGAPFYGITMDFQWVDIGKVPDYWRAIRGVLLGEVKNVAIPGHEVKPGVYTGLNVAINWDKVEIEGPVYIGGMTRIEDGAKIIGPTMIGPNCCICSGATVENSVIFEYSRLGQGARLIDKLVFGRYCIDKNGENIDLEAAALDWLITDARKSLPDQPPAERQVIAELLGTEDF, from the coding sequence ATGAAAGCCATGATTCTGGCTGCTGGGAAGGGCACCCGCGTCCGCCCCATTACCCAAACCATTCCCAAACCCATGATTCCCATCCTGCAAAAGCCAGTGATGGAGTTCTTAGTTGAGTTGCTACGGCAACACGGCTTTAACGAAATTATGGTCAACGTCAGCCATCTAGCAAATGAGATTGAGAACTATTTCCGAGATGGCCAGCGATTTGGGGTTCAGATTGCCTATTCCTTTGAAGGCAGAATTGTAGAAGGTGAACTCCTAGGGGAAGCCGTAGGCTCAGCCGGCGGGATGCGCCGCATCCAAGACTTCTCCCCCTTTTTTGATAGCACCTTTGTGGTGTTGTGTGGCGATGCTTTAATTGACCTGGACTTAACCGCTGCCGTCAAGTGGCACCGCGAAAAAGGTTCAATTGCCACAGTGGTTATGAAATCCGTCCCCAAAGACGAAGTCCCTAGCTATGGGGTCGTGGTTACGGATGAAGAGGGGCGGATCAAAGCCTTCCAAGAAAAACCCAAAGTCGAAGAAGCTCTCAGCACCAGCATCAACACCGGCATTTACATTTTTGAGCCAGAAGTCTTAGATTACGTCCCCTCCGGCCAAGAATTTGATATTGGTGGCCAGTTGTTCCCCCATCTGGTAAAAATTGGAGCGCCATTCTACGGCATCACAATGGATTTTCAATGGGTGGACATAGGCAAAGTTCCCGACTACTGGCGTGCCATTCGCGGCGTGCTGCTGGGAGAAGTCAAAAATGTTGCCATTCCAGGCCATGAAGTGAAGCCAGGGGTCTACACAGGTCTCAACGTCGCCATTAACTGGGACAAAGTCGAGATTGAAGGGCCGGTTTATATCGGTGGCATGACTCGCATTGAAGATGGCGCAAAAATTATCGGCCCAACGATGATCGGCCCGAATTGCTGTATTTGCAGTGGGGCAACCGTCGAAAATAGCGTGATTTTTGAATACTCCCGCTTAGGACAAGGCGCACGGTTAATCGACAAATTAGTTTTTGGGCGCTACTGCATTGATAAAAACGGCGAAAACATTGACCTAGAAGCAGCAGCTTTAGACTGGTTGATTACCGACGCCCGGAAATCGCTGCCAGACCAACCGCCGGCAGAACGGCAAGTTATTGCAGAACTTTTGGGCACAGAAGACTTTTAA
- a CDS encoding ScpA family protein → MTVSLSQDAANLNHRGSSAPELGIALLIDLAKQGEINPWDVQVIEVIDRFLSELAPVREAGQLEREVALSQSGQAFLYASMLVLLKADSLARSSEPEDEAELLEDGTELLEDDTAQRGPLKLERQLRRRAVAQPPQKRRVTLQELIDQLQLMATAMEDRPRRARPKKSSPKSSAQVARAITHLAHQENLSEVAGILERFFLQHWTQIAQEHEWLELDELLECLSSATKQAAGESPVPADTSQALKENDRVGVFWALLLLSAQSKVELSQEEFYQDLKIRALPESLQLPAAKVDESIKPAS, encoded by the coding sequence ATGACAGTTTCATTGTCCCAAGATGCAGCGAACCTCAATCATCGCGGCTCGTCAGCCCCAGAACTCGGCATCGCCCTGCTGATTGACCTGGCCAAACAGGGAGAAATTAACCCCTGGGATGTCCAAGTGATTGAGGTCATTGATCGCTTTTTAAGCGAACTTGCTCCAGTTCGCGAAGCCGGCCAACTTGAGCGGGAAGTCGCCCTATCACAGTCAGGGCAGGCTTTTTTGTATGCCTCAATGCTGGTATTGCTCAAAGCCGACAGTCTTGCTCGTTCTTCCGAACCAGAGGACGAAGCAGAACTGCTCGAAGACGGCACAGAACTGCTTGAAGATGATACCGCACAGCGAGGGCCACTGAAGCTAGAGCGCCAACTGCGCCGGCGTGCCGTTGCCCAGCCGCCGCAAAAACGCCGCGTCACCCTTCAAGAATTGATCGACCAGTTACAGCTGATGGCGACAGCGATGGAAGATCGCCCTCGTCGGGCGCGTCCAAAAAAATCCAGCCCCAAATCCAGCGCCCAGGTCGCCCGCGCCATCACCCATCTGGCCCACCAGGAAAATCTTTCCGAAGTCGCCGGCATCTTGGAGCGGTTTTTCCTCCAGCATTGGACTCAAATCGCTCAAGAACACGAGTGGTTGGAGCTAGACGAATTACTAGAATGCTTGTCATCCGCAACCAAGCAAGCTGCCGGTGAGTCGCCCGTGCCGGCAGACACAAGCCAAGCACTCAAGGAAAACGACCGAGTCGGCGTTTTCTGGGCGTTGCTGCTGCTGTCGGCTCAGTCTAAGGTTGAGTTAAGTCAAGAGGAATTCTACCAAGACTTGAAAATTCGGGCGCTGCCAGAATCGCTCCAGCTACCAGCCGCCAAAGTGGATGAAAGCATTAAACCGGCAAGTTGA
- a CDS encoding LapA family protein: MRPLNFVIIFVLCLALVLFSIENTQPATIQIIEGIQFQAPISIELILAMGIGAVLAWLFGVWTRLQRLLVARQDIRQIRKQDNRIQELEQDVERYKAELQDQHRLPPASEPLTTNASLAQEVSTTDA, translated from the coding sequence ATGCGACCGCTCAACTTCGTCATCATCTTCGTATTGTGCTTAGCGCTGGTTTTATTCAGCATCGAAAATACACAGCCGGCAACCATTCAGATTATCGAAGGTATCCAGTTTCAAGCCCCAATTTCCATAGAACTGATTTTGGCGATGGGGATCGGAGCCGTCTTAGCTTGGCTTTTTGGTGTGTGGACTCGCTTGCAGCGGCTACTGGTAGCCCGCCAAGATATTCGTCAAATTCGCAAACAAGATAACCGCATTCAAGAGTTAGAGCAAGATGTGGAACGCTATAAAGCAGAATTGCAAGACCAGCACCGGCTGCCACCTGCCAGCGAACCCCTCACCACGAATGCGTCTCTCGCTCAGGAGGTGTCAACCACAGACGCCTGA